The Tripterygium wilfordii isolate XIE 37 chromosome 18, ASM1340144v1, whole genome shotgun sequence nucleotide sequence TCTGTATTCATAAATCCCAAATAATATTGAGTTCATGTTCATAAATTCATATCAGAAAATTGTGATTTTATTAGGTGTGTTGTTTTGTAGGAGGAACACTGCGAATTTGGTTTGCTTTGTGTTGTTTCAGTTGGGTGTTGCATACCAAGTGTTCGACAAAAGGCCTCAAACATTGACATCAATTGAGATGCAGATTTTCCTGTATAATTTAATTATACTACCTATGATGATCGCTTTAGAGCACATGATTAGTCGATTATAGCTAGAAAGATAATGCATTGAAGCTTGAATTAGATAGTCGTAGGGTTTAGGAATTGGGATATTATGAATTGAGTAGTCACACGCCACGCTTGTTTGCCTTATTCTTTGAAGCAGTTGGTGCAGGAAAAAGATTAGTAACGCATCACACCATTTACCAATCATTTTTATcctcttcattgttttttctgATGTTGGGGAGGGCATGGCGATTGGTATATCAAGTTATTGACCATCTCTGGACGTGACCATGGGGCGATTAGTATAGCAAGTTAGCTACCATCTCTGGACGTGACCATGAGAGTACTTGGTAGTTGCGGAATGTCCAGTTTGAACCATAGTTACTGTCATAAGGACAAGCTCGTCACCGCAGCCCTGATTAAGACCCTTGGCATGGGGGCATTTGGTTCACATAATTCAGTCCGACCAACAACTTGTTAGAAATTATACATAAATCACAATATACAAAACTTGAACCTGTAACCACTATTGAGCAGAGTCTTTAACATCTTGATTATCTTCTGTTGGTACCAATCATGTCTCTTTTGTTCGTGGATGGATATTTAtatgttaataaataaatttaaaattaaaaaacctCATCTTCAATTAATAATAtcatagaagaaaaaaatcaaataaatattaCAATGATTGAAAAAGCTGGTCAAATATCCCTCTCGAGGCCTAGTCATCAATCCCGAGTCAAAGCTAAGATGCGCAAAGCACGGTGCAGCGCACATTAGACTAAGGATGCCTGTGGCCGCCATGAAAGATCGGATAAGAACGACCCTTGTTTCCTACAAACAAAAACCGGATATGGATAGCCAATAATTTAATTTGTGACATATAGACTTTGACCGCGCAACACCATCACCAAGCATGCACCTACACCAATCTCCACCCTCCACTTGTTCGAACTGTTTACATCGAGAAAGAAGACTTCCTTTCTTGGACGGTCCGGTGAGGACTTACATGATAAGGACTCTCGGCCGCGTCACAGATAACCCTTTTGCCTTATATTTGTCTTTATTTAAGAAGTGTAAGATTTAAAGCAATCAAGAGTGAGCTTGATTGAGAGACagaccgagagagagagagacagagatggGTAGCATGCAAATGGAGGTGAAGATGGGAGTGAAATTGCAGGGGAGTCCAAGGAGCCAGGTACCAAGTCCAGAGGCAAAGCTTGGGATGAAAGTGGAGGATCTCTGGGATATACAAGAGCCACAGCTTACTCCCAGTGAGAAACTCAATTCTTGCTTTGAAAACATTCCAGTCTCTGCTTTTCCTCCCGCCCCCTCTGATCAAGGTACTATagaatatagatacatatatatacaatatgtATGTATAACACTCATTAAACTTACCATCATATGATATCTattgatgatcatgatcatgatcaGGAGGAGCTGAGAATGAATGTTCTCTCTTGACTTATTATAGTTATCTGAAATTCTGAAGTTTATGATAGCCCCAATAACAAAGGTGGAAAGAAATTCTTCTTGTTTGATTCGAGAATAGGCTTTTTCAGTATTTTGCTATTAACTCCTCGAATTAGGTGTATATAAGGCTTGATCGATAAAGATTGATTAGAGAGCAATTTGATCAAAGCATGGGATCATTCAAGATTCAAGATAACAGTGGCATCCCAactttattgattattttattcatgtaaaataaaattcaaatggtGGCTATTTCTATTGTGGGTGTGCTAATTCATGGTGAATTTTGTGTTACTCAGTTATTGAGATTAGGTCAGACAGCAGTCTAGCTGAGGCAGTTAAAATACTGACCCGAAATAAGATACTTAGTGCGCCTGTGGTGGATGTGGATGCGCCTGAGGACGCTAGTTGGATGGACAGATACATTGGCATCGTTGAGTTTGCGGGAATCGTTGTCTGGATTCTACAACAGGTTTTCATTCCTCGCTTTGATTACATACAAGTTTTGCTCATAAATTCTCCATATGAGCAGCAAAAGATTGTGGAGACTTCAGGATATAATTGGTCTATGTACTATTAATAGCATAACAAGCTTATCTTTATGATATTTTGAGGAAGACACTGAAAAGCCTTTTATGAGGTTGACATTGATGTTAGGTTTcataaaatgaagaagaaaaataaatggaggatCCGATTTTCGAACTTATTTTCAAACTATTCAAAATTATGAGAGATTATTTTTGCCTAGCATGGCAATCTATTGATTAAGTGATCTTCTACCTGGGATAACCTGGAAAGTTGATATCTAATTGACAGTCAGAACCTCCATCTCCTAGGAGCCCAAACTCTGGAAGTGCTCTTGCAATAGCTGCTAATGGAATGACTAACGCGGCAGGACTGCTAGGCTTAGGCCCAGAAGATGCAGCAGCGACATCTGGGAACTTTTTTGAAGCGCTGACTGCTTCTGAATTTTATAAAAACACAAAGGTCATAACTCTTACTCATATACCTGTGTAAAGTTAtcattcagtttttgtgcacttttatttgttttgatgaAGCTTATCATGCATGTCAATATTTGGGGATACAGGTTCGAGACATTTCGGGGTCATTCAGATGGGCCCCCTTTCTCGCCTTGCAGAAATCCAACTCCTTTTTGACAATGCTGTTACTCCTTTCTAATTACAAAATGAAGAGCGTTCCTGTGGTTGATTTGGGCGAGGGAAAGATTGATAATATTGTCACGCAATCTGCAGTGATTCACATGTTAGCGGAATGTGTTGGGCTTCACTGGTTTGAAAGCTGGGGAAGCAAGAAGCTGTCTGAAATTGGCCTCCCCCTGATGTCACCTGATCATATGGTCAAGGTACAAGAAACTTTAGGCTTGgcatttcccttctttttttggCTGTGTTAATTGTTGAGCTATGTATGCAAAGTGAAGTTATCGTATTGTGCATCTACTCGAATGCAGATCTCTAATGCATGAAATTTATATAGTGATATTTATATCCGTACTTACGATGGATATGGGTGGAGTGATTATATTTAGTATGTTTCTACTAAAGCTCTATTAGAATGAATATGAAATCATGATGACCTTCTCCTTGTAAGGTGAACGAGGATGAACCGGTGCTTCAGGCATTTAAACTGATGAGAAAAAAGAGAGTCGGAGGTATACCTGTTgttgaaagagaaggaaaaaaggcAGTGGGTAACATAAGCCTGAGAGATGTTCAATTTCTACTAACTGCACCAGAGATATACCATGACTACAGGTTTGTTGTTTGTACTATATGTTGATGAATTGATTTGAGGATGGGTAAGACAAATTGGTTAATAAATTCTGTGAACTGACACTGGTAGGGTATTCACTTGGCAGCAGACCATCTTTATTCAAGAAAACTCATTTGATGTTATGACTTTTTACAGATCTATCACTGCAAAGAACTTCCTGATGGCAGTTAGAAGCTATTTGGAGAAGGACGGCAAAGCCACGCCAATGTCAAGTGGCATGATCACGTGCACGAAGTATCACACTCTCAAAGAAATGATTCTGATGCTCGATTCCCAGAAGATCCACCGAGCCTATGTTGTCGATGATGAGGGGAATCTGGAAGGAGTTATAACCCTTAGAGACATCATATCAAGACTTGTACATGAACCCCATGGCTACTTTGGTGATTTCTTTGATGGGGTTTTGCCATTGCCCCAGAATAGCAGGGTTTAAGACGAGTCTAATAATGGCTCGATCGTCACAAAAGATCGGTTAGTTTTCCTTGTGCATCTTGCCAAATGATATCAGCTAATGTCGTTTTTAAAGAGTTGATCTTTGTTTGTAGCATGGGTAGGTCTTTGTAACTAATCAATTTTCCTGTGTCTTGATGATATGTCACCACTGTGTGCATAGTTATGTGTCAATGGTTTCCATTCGAACCTTCTGTACTAAAACGAAAATCTATGGCTTCCATTATGTTCGGACTATCCATTATCAGACAGACTTTGATCTCAATGCCAGGAAAGGTTGGAGGTAAGGACAAGGCAATAACTAAAgaggataaaaaaaataccaagGGAAAAGGTGAGAATTGAGTGTTCAGAAACTCATACTCACCATGAACTCTGCAGCTCtcccttagagtgtgtttggattgaggaatttggggggaagggaagagaagggaaagggaaggaagagaagggaagagaatggaagggaaaatacatttccctctctcatgtttggatagataaaaaaagaaaggaaagaaaagtagtttaattgactagtttatccttattttttatgtttaagtgttatgtccaagggtaaaataggtttttaacttataagtaacttaattagtaatctcttccctccaaatgactccattttgggaggaaagaattttgacaaaaatttaaaaagatcttcctctcaaatcccctcaaatccctcccctcaattttttataaactatccaaacaagggaattggaaggaaactccctttcccttctcttccctcccctccaaatccctcaatccaaacacactcttaataaCCAATAGCTTCTTCTAAGGATTTAGTTCAGCAGCAGCTAGTGAACTTTCcacaaagatatcaacaaaattcaTCATTTCCACCACAACACCTCAATCTATCTTCTGTGGACCAAATGTAAAAGTGGTACTCTATTGGATTATTCC carries:
- the LOC119984033 gene encoding SNF1-related protein kinase regulatory subunit gamma-1-like — encoded protein: MGSMQMEVKMGVKLQGSPRSQVPSPEAKLGMKVEDLWDIQEPQLTPSEKLNSCFENIPVSAFPPAPSDQVIEIRSDSSLAEAVKILTRNKILSAPVVDVDAPEDASWMDRYIGIVEFAGIVVWILQQSEPPSPRSPNSGSALAIAANGMTNAAGLLGLGPEDAAATSGNFFEALTASEFYKNTKVRDISGSFRWAPFLALQKSNSFLTMLLLLSNYKMKSVPVVDLGEGKIDNIVTQSAVIHMLAECVGLHWFESWGSKKLSEIGLPLMSPDHMVKVNEDEPVLQAFKLMRKKRVGGIPVVEREGKKAVGNISLRDVQFLLTAPEIYHDYRSITAKNFLMAVRSYLEKDGKATPMSSGMITCTKYHTLKEMILMLDSQKIHRAYVVDDEGNLEGVITLRDIISRLVHEPHGYFGDFFDGVLPLPQNSRV